CAACTGATCAATCAGTTGATCTTTTTGACTAAGGTTCTAAGAGGCCACGACGTGACATCGGATCGGTTCAACGCTACAACGCCTCAATGCTAGCCTGGAGTTGCTCCATGGACTGCCGTGCGATCTCGCCCGTGATTCCCTCGGGGCTCTGCGGGTCCTCTCGGCTAAGGATCTTGGAGGCCTCTGCGAGTAGCCGGATGGGCTCCTGCAGCCGCTCCTTGAGCTTGTCTTGGTCGATGAGGCCGGCGCTGAACTCGCTGCGCGCGAGGAACATCACTGGGGCGTGGAGCTCGTATAACATCATACCTGCGGAAAGAGTCATACCTACTTAGTGTTAGGTAAGTAAAGattatatataacaaaaaaaatagcaaaGGGTTAGTGGCTTTATAAGAAGATATTTAAGATAATTTGAATTTATCTTTGACACCGATATTTAAATAGCCTTTCTGAAAAGTTCGCCAAATAAAATAGCCTAAGAAACAATATGTATGAAGATAAGAGTATGGATGCATCACGTAACACGTAACACCACTGAGTATCTTCAACTTTCAGCGAGAGAAGTAAGTAATAACATTACATTGtgaaatttgttaagaggctgtcaacacccaatgtccttgaaattgatgttacttaaacagttttttaagaaagactatttgttttagtcaagtaagaaaaatatatgttcatattaattatatttcaaagaccgtggttgtactcgatacacgattgaacgaaatcggctcgatagaaaataattgcaaaaattggtcttaaaatcacaattaaacggttttatgtctttattgttttcacttatgggtctgcaattaaaatcacaatttcaaaacatttatatctaaaccgtggttgagtaaaatattacactaataatccacttttttttatttaaatatttttcttattattcccttgcccaggcccagtaacatgcgacagtgctatctcatttactccgatacaaatagacagtgtgcgcgctttaggtattgacagcctcttaagtacgCCGTGACGATGGAACACCGACATGCGCTGCGCTACACTCACCGCGCATCCTGGTCTCCCCGGGCGCTACTATCTGCAACGTGTCGAGCACGAGGCGGCACAGCTCCGCCTTGCGCTCCAGCAGCAAGTCCGGCAGCTCGTCGATGGCGTAGCCTTCCACGCGCCCGTACAGCGTGGCCAGAGCGTGCTTCAGGGTTAACAGGACGCCGTGGCGTGGATGGAATACTGACTTGTACTGAAAATAAAAGGGATTATAATAAATGACGTTGTAAACTCTCAGTCATTCTGTTCAGAAGATGCCTAAGAGTTCCCCAGCGGTTATATAGTGGAAATACGGTACCTCAGGAACGCGGGCAGACGCAGCACCCGTTGGTATTGAGCGTTTGGTTGATACCAGGGCTACAGGGGATCATCACCTAGTGAACGCTTGGACTGACTTCCGAATCTTTGGTATTTTTCGCTAGAAGACTCTCACTTCAGTACTAGTTATCACCTACCTTCTTTAACGTAGCCTCTCGCATCTCGATAGCCTGCGTGCCCTCCAATGCGTCCAGCTGGTCGACCTCGGCTTGCACCACGGCCAGCATTTTCCTCATCGCCGCGCTCGAGGTCTGGAAACCGCAGTTCTTGTCGGTGCACTGCCAGGGTGATTCATTATCTGAAAACGAAATAAAGGACTTTGAAGGCGCTCGCTTCCTTCCAAACGTTTGCCATGGGTGATGAACAGAAAAACTGCTTTATAACAGACCCTTCAGCTCATTAGacgagtccacacagagcgaacatacgcacgaggcaatttcctcgcacacaaaacggccagtgtagaagtgcctcggccgaggcggcgcgcacgttttcctcgcccgagccgagccgctcggtgtcggtttttcggtATGCTTAAAAGGCGCCTCAGACGTTTGCCGCGCGCCAGGGAGGACGTGTTTGTTTATTTGGTTATTTGTTCGTACTTAAGTTGTCAAAAAATCACAACGctggaaaaaattaaaaataatgagtGTCTCAAATTGTCGTGTCCTTCTTTTCTTCCTCATTTTCTTTTACATTGCTATAAATAGCAAAATAAAGGAAACGCAAACCACTGCAGTCATTACGTGCGGCGCCATTTTGAACAGCTGAGACGCCATCTTGCCGAGCAAATTGGCTCGGGTGAGGTAAAGTAGGCCAACGTGCCgaggcaaaagttacacgagCACGCGGCCGCCGGCCTATTTACATGTTCTGCACAAAGAGATACATACATGTGGAAATTTGTCCAGAGGAATTGATTATGAAAACCTACGGATCAGGTTAGCTTCCTCACAGCCCTGACAGTCATGATCGCTACGAGTATGATGAAAGCAGAGGGCTGGATACAACTAAGATGAGAAAgaggataataaaataatgataacgAAGTCGTGGCAAGCAGACCTAAGGGGTTATTGCACAGAAATGTCATTCTGTGCAATAACCCCTTAAGTATGATGCCCCATTGTCGCATTTGCTGCACATTAGCTCCGTGGGCTCAGCGCAGCAGGCGCAGTCGCACGCAAATAACTTGGAGTCCAGCAACTGATCGCAACCGGGGTACCTAAACGCTAAGAGAAGTTAATAAATTCATGACAATGAAGCAAACATACCTAAGGGGTTATTGCACAGTATGACGCCATTATCACACTTGCTGCACTTGAGCGTGCTGAGATGCGACCCAAGCTCCGTAGGATCAGCGCAGCGGGGACAGTCGCAGGCGAAGAACTTGGACTCCAGAAGGTAGTCGCGGCGCGTGGGCGTCGGGGATAGCACGTGTGTGTAGCATAGGTGTAGTGCAGCACCGGATGGGATGCCCACTGCGGCTCGCACCTGGACCCTGAGGCAGAGATAGAAGTAACTAAGTAACAAATAAAACctacttacttaataaaaatatttaatttcttcaTCATGACAAGTGACAAGCACACACACCATAAAAAGGGGCCTACTTCACACTTAACTATACTTGATGTGCTTATCGCAACCACCTACCGCCACACATAACCCGCACATTTCAAATTAACCTCACCGCTCGGCACTCTCGCTCATTAGCAATTGTAGTTAGTCATGAAAAAGCCTGAAGTAACTAATTGTATTGTagctatacatatttttttttagctagcCGGCAGTGAA
This Cydia pomonella isolate Wapato2018A chromosome 16, ilCydPomo1, whole genome shotgun sequence DNA region includes the following protein-coding sequences:
- the LOC133526463 gene encoding SET domain-containing protein SmydA-8, producing MAQDVSSYDIARNDKFGRYLIANKVLETGELIFTDKPFAFGPKPDSPPLCLGCYCPVQSTLCSHCGWPICGAECEAAPAHAAECSVFAAAKVRFQPPEDWTASSPQLDCITPLRMLLAKEKDPERWKRELEPMETHAAARQERPAWAADQVNVVAFLTDHCKLGARFDKELVQRVCGILEVNAVEIPSRGGFSIRAVYPQLAIAAHSCVPNIVHTILQNDYEVQVRAAVGIPSGAALHLCYTHVLSPTPTRRDYLLESKFFACDCPRCADPTELGSHLSTLKCSKCDNGVILCNNPLDNESPWQCTDKNCGFQTSSAAMRKMLAVVQAEVDQLDALEGTQAIEMREATLKKYKSVFHPRHGVLLTLKHALATLYGRVEGYAIDELPDLLLERKAELCRLVLDTLQIVAPGETRMRGMMLYELHAPVMFLARSEFSAGLIDQDKLKERLQEPIRLLAEASKILSREDPQSPEGITGEIARQSMEQLQASIEAL